In Dehalococcoidia bacterium, the following are encoded in one genomic region:
- a CDS encoding YkgJ family cysteine cluster protein: MDPESRPVPESAFSTACFRCGECCTRYQVLLDEFEIEQVAGYLGISPERLKADYTDPRWPMPGKFLLRHRDNGGCIFLVHHGKEALCSIHIAKPKACRDWCPSISRKECSLGLARVWGLAASEAGELCGTEHDKQAFMEYLRSIG, from the coding sequence ATGGACCCGGAATCCCGTCCCGTGCCGGAGTCAGCCTTTTCCACTGCCTGCTTTCGTTGCGGCGAGTGCTGCACGCGCTATCAGGTGCTGCTGGACGAGTTTGAAATCGAGCAGGTCGCCGGATATCTGGGCATCAGCCCCGAGAGATTGAAAGCGGACTACACCGACCCGCGCTGGCCGATGCCCGGTAAATTCCTGCTGCGCCACCGCGACAACGGAGGCTGCATTTTCCTGGTTCATCACGGCAAGGAAGCGCTTTGCTCTATCCATATAGCCAAGCCTAAAGCCTGCCGCGACTGGTGTCCCTCCATCTCGCGCAAGGAATGCAGCCTGGGACTGGCGCGCGTCTGGGGTCTGGCGGCAAGCGAGGCCGGGGAGCTGTGCGGGACAGAGCATGACAAACAAGCCTTCATGGAATACCTGAGGTCGATAGGATAA
- a CDS encoding phosphatase PAP2 family protein — translation MAALGEEKPVSFDETLFRWINGLGGHVAVIDRLFSGLGDDYFMIVAMCLVLVGLWFGTRSPEERERNQVVVLKAMVSLGIASGLVTWANVIFVGDDKYPGTLIHEIFNRPRPFDPSSGLDVNLLFYRPTDPSFPSNLAAVVFGLALAVWLMNKKTGTWLLIMAFVACFARVYVGIHYPSDILGGIAFGVVGVALTYFLFWALAPLVRLITRILRALYLAG, via the coding sequence ATGGCGGCGCTGGGTGAGGAGAAGCCGGTGAGTTTCGATGAGACGCTCTTCCGCTGGATAAATGGGCTCGGCGGCCACGTGGCTGTCATAGACCGGCTTTTCAGCGGTTTGGGCGACGATTATTTCATGATAGTCGCCATGTGCCTGGTGCTGGTGGGCCTGTGGTTCGGTACGCGTAGCCCCGAAGAAAGAGAGCGCAACCAGGTGGTGGTACTGAAGGCCATGGTTAGCCTGGGCATCGCCAGCGGCCTGGTAACCTGGGCCAATGTCATTTTCGTGGGCGACGATAAATATCCTGGCACCCTCATCCACGAGATATTCAACCGACCCCGCCCCTTCGACCCTTCCAGCGGGCTGGACGTCAACCTGCTGTTTTACAGGCCTACCGACCCGTCGTTTCCTTCCAACCTGGCGGCGGTGGTTTTCGGGCTGGCGCTGGCGGTATGGCTGATGAATAAAAAGACAGGCACCTGGCTGCTCATAATGGCTTTCGTTGCCTGTTTCGCGCGCGTTTACGTAGGGATACACTACCCGTCAGATATACTGGGTGGAATCGCCTTCGGCGTGGTGGGGGTGGCGCTCACTTACTTCCTGTTCTGGGCGCTGGCGCCGTTGGTGCGCCTGATTACACGGATACTCAGAGCGCTGTACCTGGCAGGATAA
- a CDS encoding transposase yields MEFEMDARQERGLQIAEQSTIVKTPVGWKVPSQSGKGSYIVTLGSEPFCTCPDFESRHLPCKHIHAVEFILQREQRPDGTTIVTETIKVTYGQDWPVYNAAQMHEQEYFANLLRDLCDGIPQPTQTFGRPRLPLSDVVFGLVSRSYASTSGRRFTSELKDAQSKGLLSKAAHYNSAFRYLENPELTPLLKTLIEQSACPLKAVETDFAVDSSGFATTTYDRWFDHKYGKMKSEARWVKAHLMCGVKTHTVTSVEVTPTETADAPQLPQLVNTTAQTFQINEVSADKAYSSRKNLQTVNATGGVPYIPFKSYSKGSQGNKPFDGLWNHMWHYYSFNKSVFLQHYHKRSNVETTFSMIKGKFGDSVRAKSPTAQVNEVLCKVLCHNICVLIQSIFELGLEPMFWTSEAKIAVAPKVLQNIGF; encoded by the coding sequence ATGGAGTTTGAGATGGACGCAAGACAAGAAAGAGGATTACAAATAGCAGAACAGAGTACTATAGTGAAGACACCCGTTGGCTGGAAAGTACCCTCCCAGTCGGGCAAAGGCTCTTATATCGTTACTTTGGGCAGTGAGCCATTTTGCACATGCCCTGATTTTGAAAGCCGCCACTTGCCTTGTAAACACATTCACGCTGTAGAATTCATATTACAGCGCGAGCAAAGGCCGGACGGCACAACCATAGTCACTGAGACCATTAAGGTAACATACGGTCAAGATTGGCCTGTTTATAATGCCGCACAGATGCACGAACAAGAATATTTCGCCAATCTACTTCGTGATTTATGTGATGGGATTCCGCAACCCACACAGACTTTCGGACGCCCTCGCCTGCCACTGTCTGACGTAGTGTTCGGGCTTGTATCCAGAAGTTATGCGTCTACTTCTGGCCGGAGATTCACTTCTGAACTCAAAGACGCTCAGTCTAAAGGGCTGCTATCCAAAGCTGCCCACTATAACAGCGCATTCCGTTACCTTGAAAACCCTGAATTAACACCGCTGTTAAAAACCCTGATTGAGCAGAGTGCTTGCCCACTCAAAGCCGTTGAAACCGATTTTGCGGTGGATTCTTCCGGCTTCGCAACCACGACTTACGATAGATGGTTTGACCATAAATACGGCAAGATGAAAAGTGAAGCAAGGTGGGTAAAAGCTCATTTGATGTGTGGTGTTAAAACACATACAGTTACTAGCGTAGAAGTTACCCCGACTGAGACTGCCGATGCGCCGCAACTTCCCCAACTGGTAAATACTACCGCTCAGACGTTCCAAATCAATGAGGTATCGGCTGACAAGGCTTATTCCAGCAGGAAGAATCTGCAAACTGTCAATGCCACTGGTGGGGTCCCCTACATTCCCTTCAAAAGTTATTCCAAGGGTAGTCAGGGTAACAAGCCCTTTGATGGTCTATGGAATCACATGTGGCATTACTATAGCTTCAATAAAAGTGTCTTTTTACAGCATTACCATAAGCGGTCTAACGTGGAGACTACGTTCTCCATGATAAAAGGCAAATTCGGCGACTCAGTAAGGGCTAAGTCACCAACCGCTCAGGTTAATGAGGTTCTCTGCAAGGTTTTGTGTCATAATATCTGTGTCCTGATTCAATCAATCTTTGAATTGGGGCTTGAGCCAATGTTCTGGACTTCTGAGGCAAAAATAGCAGTTGCCCCTAAAGTCCTACAGAATATCGGCTTTTGA